GTCTTCTGCGGGGTATATCCATAGTTTTGCATCGTCCAGTAGCAcagcttttttttaaaaaaaaaaatcaatgccTCGTTCCcacgtactccctccgtccctaatTAAACGTCGTTGTAGCTACCGTGGAGAGCAAAGACCTACCTAGATCTTCTGCAAACCAACAACACTTACCGGCCGGATGTTGTGAGCCATGCATCATAGCTAGTCAAGCCTCCTTCATTCTTCCTCTCCAGTCCATCTGTTGGAACATCTAGCAGACCTGAAAATCGTTTGGCACATATGTAGACACAGAAGGTGTTATATAGTTCTACTAAAAAAAAGGTGTTATATAGTGATGGCAGCCATCTAAGATTTGTATGGGATTGTGGATAATGAGTTCAAGATCAGTGTTTAATAGCAGTTGACCGATACAAGAAAAGGGTCAAGCAGATGGCACATGGCCGTCTGAGTTCGGACTGACAAGAATTTCTCCAACTTTCTCCAATGGTATCTTCTTCAGGATCAGCGACAGACGAGTATAGATGGCCATAAGGCCCGAGGTCCAACAGCCCGACCCGAGACCTAAGTTTTTGGCCTGTGCTCCGATACCCGAGTTTTTGGTCTGGCTCAAGCACGGCACAACCCGGTGTGGcttgccgtgcttgggccgtcGGTGCGGCACAGCGGGCAACATCGCCCGGCCCAATATTTAAACTCAGTCCATTAACAACCCGTATAATACTCCACTCTCATAGTCTCAATGGCCCACCAAATATCATCTCCAATCACCCTAACTCCTAGCCACTCCTCATCTTCTCTCTCATATCCTCTTGGTCGATTCTCCTCCACCGTCTCCCTGCTCCCTACTAACGGGCCTCCACTCCTCTCCGAGCTTGGCGAGCGGCGCTGCAGgcacggccggcgggcggctcaACAGGCGCGGCCGGTGGGTGCGACGGGACAACAAGCTCGGCCGGCAGGTGCGGCGTCCGCAGGCACGGGCAGCGGTGGCAGGCTAGAGGCACGTCAGGCGGGAGGCGCAGCGGATGGCGCTGGCGGGCACGGCGTCGGGaggcgcgagcggcggcccgCAGGTGCGGGTGGCGGCCAACAGGCACGGCGCTGAGGGCATGGCCAGGCGGCGGctgggtggcgtggcggcggcaacAGCCACGGTAGCCGGCAGGGCGGGTGGCAGACGACACAGGCACGACGGAGTCCCTGTGCTTCTAAAGCCGGCACGACACGAAATGCGTTCATGGGCTTGTGCTTGGGCCGAGGATGCGGCACGACGGGCAGCATGGCACGACCCGTTAGTCTAGTCGTGCCAGGTCTGGCCCGATCAGATAGTGCATGAGCCAGCCCAGGCTCGGGCTGGGCTGGGTCGGACCGCCCGAATGGCCATCTATAGAAACGAGGGCAAAGATTGGAAGAACCTCCCTCCAAATCTCCAGACCCGCCATGGTCCAGTACGTTTTAGCGAGCCGGGCCATGTTGTTTCCCATATTATTAACAGGCCGGGCCAAGTAGGGTTTCGTATTAGTAACGGGCCTGACGAGCCTCACGATCGATTCTCCAAAGCGGCCGACAGCATGCATAGTACTCATACTCAGGGGCGGATAcaggaggggggctaggggggctcaagccccccctaAGCTCCCCTAATTACACGTAAAATACTGTAGCAAGACCTCtaaatcaccattaaatcttcacacaaatcaacatttctattgtttcagccccccCTTGCCTCCAATTCTGTATCCGCCACTGCTCATACTAGGCAATTATGTCGCGCGTTGCTATGGACAAAATTGATATAAGTATCAGATATGTAATGGTGTCCGTAtgttaatttgtagggatctaCGTGATCAAGTCGCGGCCAGAGGAGATGGTCCGACGCATGTGCTATTGATAAGTGGGCTTTAGTTCATCCCATATACGAGCCGGACCTTCCCCGCGTTGTTTTATTGATAGATGGGCTTTAGTCCGTCCCGTATACGAGTCAGACCATTCTCTCAGTTCACGATTCGATAATGTAGATTGGACACCAATATGCATCTGATATTTATACCAACTTTATCCGTGACAACGCACGGCATAACTgccaagtcaaaaaaaaaaaagccatgGGCGGCGATgacgcccgtgcgccgccggatCGAGATCGACTGCCAGGAGGTTTTCAccggcccctcctcccccgACCGCAAGGCCAGCGTCTTCTTCGCGTCCCCGACCGCGAGGCCCGAGAAGCGGCATGGGGCCCTCTACCCCACCCGGAGGCTCTGGGGCCTGCGCGGGAAGCTCGAGCAGCGGCGCCGCGAGCGCTGCCCCGGCGCGGTCGCGGGCGACGGGGCGCCCCGCCGGGTgacgcgcgcggccgcgaagGTACGTGCGCTTGCCGCCCGCTCATGTGTTTTCGTGTGTGGTTGAATCGAGCTGGAGTGTTTGATTACGAATCGATTAGCTTTGCGGAGGTGGTTTTGTGAGAAATCTGAGCCTACTCTTCATGCTGTCTTTAGGCTGATGATGTCGGCGAATGCCTGTTTCAGGGAGATGAGCGCGAAGGGGAATGGGAAGGTACCTCTGCATCCGCTGCAAAGAAATCACGCAAGCTTGGTATGAGTTTCACATCTGCGGCCTGTTTGTATGATTGGTTTCCAAGACGGGTCAAATTCACTGATGAGCAGACACACCTTCCTCTGATTTATCGGCTTTTTGTCCCCTTTCTATCTTTTGATCCTTGGCAGCAGCTAAACAAACAAAAAAGCAACACCAAGATAAGATTTGATCCAACTCCAATTTCACTTCTGCGTAGTCATGGATCTAGCTTTTATCAGAGCTTCAATTTGGTCGTCCATCCACTACAACAGATTCATTTTTAGTGACAAAAATATAATTTAATAACCTCATTTTCTGTCTTTTCATGTCACTTATCCCTAACAAGCAGCTTCCTGAGATGTGTAAACGGGATAATATCATTTTGCACAATATAAACTGAATTACACCTCTGAAAATAAATTGCAGCATATATGGACTTAATAGAGAAAGTAAAGAGGTATTTGTTCTGCTGCAGTGTCCACTAGGACTAACTGTGCTCATTTACTGTTTGTAGATATTGAGAAAGAAGATGCACTTCTCCACATGCTTGGTGAAGTCAACAAATCACTTCAAGCATCTTTGAAGTCTGGTGAACCTGTACAGGTGCCAGAAGGCACCTCCCCTGAAGAAATCTTTGAAGCGCTCAGAGGATACCCAGATTGGCCTGTGCCGACCTGCTGCGAGCCTATAGTATGCTTATCCGGGATGATCGCCGGTTCAGATCTCTTATGGCACTCCCCAAAAACATGTGGAAGGAATGGCTGCTTATGGAAATTGGAAGCACATGAGGCTTATTGAGACAGCATGCTAGTGATAGCCGATTGGGATCTCTTAGCCTTCTAATGGAACTCGAGAACAAGTGAGACTTGTTGAGTTTGCCCTGCATACCATGCATATTAATGTAATGGTGTTTCTAGGGAACTTGTTTCAGTGGTTCTTTCCTAGTTGTATGTTACTAGTTGTGCAACGTCTAACTCTAATGTCGTTAGCTACTGCGGATTCTCCACAAGTGTAATGTTGATTATTCGTGAGAATGTGTGGAAACATCCTTTATTCTCTTCAATTACAGTGGTGTTTATTTTGTGGGAACATGCAGGGGTGGGGGGCAGAGGAGGGTGTTCTTGGGGTAGGACCACTTGATGGCGGCTGAATGTGTTGGTGATAATTAACTGTGTAAGAAATATGAGAAGAAGAAATCTAGATATTGATGCTACATCGATCCCTACTGTAAAAAATTTGATAAGTTTTAAGAACTAAATAAATCTGTCAAAACATGAGGAAGGAATGGCTGCTCATGGAAATTGGAAACACATGAGGCTTCGAGACAGCATGTCAGAGATAGCTAATTGAGATCTCTTAGCCTCTTCTAATGGAACTCGACAACAAGTTTCGTTGCACCATGTTTAAGGTTTTCTAATGATGATGTACTCACCTAGTATGGTTTCTCCTAAACTATGTATTTGTTTACATGTTTGAAGCTAACAGTAGAGCATGCTTACTTAAATACGCTTCTCCGTTTATTTGGAGAAATCAACAAATCATTTCAAGCTCCTCTAAAGTCAGCTGAATCTCTCTACAAGTGCCCAACCAAGGAAGCTTGCCTTGAATAAAATTTTAAGCGCCTCAAATAAAGTGATACCTAGGTTGGTCCATCTTGATCAGCTATGCTCCTATAGCTAGTATGTCAGAAAGCCCAGCGATCACCGGCTCCTGCCTGGCGACCACCACGAACTGCCCGGCGACCACACGCAACGATCCGGCGACCACGTGCATGTGCCCGACGACCACACACAACGATCCGGCGACCACGTGCAGGTGGCCGGCACACTCGCGCTGCAGGGAGGTCGAAGAAGATGAAcagccactactacaaaaacgttgatttgtcccggttgagaaacccctgttgtcccggtttctaAATCGGGAACGCAAGTCCGGAACAaaaggggtgcccttttgtctcgggtctggcaaccgggacaaaaagggtgcgccagacaacgtggctggcgcacacttttgtcccggttggtgtccctttttttttcctgttttccttttttcaatttttttactatttcaattatacttttgcatttcaattaaacttatgtattggaattcagtgtgtatgatcttcactaatatatacatatatatatagttacttatataatatttgtcctagatagttttcatatataaattaattcacttacaCACACATCTATatatgtgaattcctttacatatgaaaatgtctaggaccaatattatataaatataatatatatatatatatacacacacatatatatattattggagtgcttatatatataatacatacatacgaataaatagaaatttaatacatacacacatatatatttacatacatatattcattcttaattacatatatacgcgtatattatcatatttgttgcgattgtcaatattagatagtccatcatagtagaattcgccttttggatcgaggacttgctcaacaataaatcaggacaattgttcttgaatcgccataatcttttcgtctggtatgagtttatcgcgcatctcctcgacctatggaaaaaggggataattaatttcgactaattaaaatatgagttcaaatattaacaagttttttacttacttcctcctcccaatctgtctagccctttggaggacctaccagaccatggatgttctcgcatatatagtatgcgcataaattagtgccttgtttctgcctcgtacactttaagagagaagaaattatcaggtatttacatgaatatataataaaactaatgaatcgtgcaacgaatcatccaagtgcgtaccgcaaaatctgtcttgatcttcaattccttgtcaaatttgcctggatgatttctagcgaattctttccaaatcctgtgcatgattagaacaattatagtcaagtaacaaagtgattcaaattatctgtcatcgacggagtagtggtagaattactttttcatcatgttaagaagattttcgtattgttctggaggtctcctcaatgagtccataaccacgagtaggctcttctcgggaattatgacaattaggacccagtgttcactacAAGATTATACgcaggcagttcttggtagttaaggtttaaacaattcgattacagaatagaaagagttagacggaaggaatcactcacgcaaagttgtaaggaaataatgtcatttgcttgttgtgatgaacgcttatgtacttgaacaagttttggtatagctcatcggcattgtcgcgtagaatcctccaattacaagtaattgggtcgatgaagccgaggtgagagtatccctttctcctgcaagtttgtatctccactCTACATGATAccaaataaatcaagagattagtatgttgagatcatgcaaaacaatacgtaaggagagtaaaatagttacagaacccacaagccgaccatagagatgtcgagggcctcctgatggaatagtctGTCTGCAAGGACGGCAACAGGGGCCGCCGTCCTAGAACAACAAACCGGGGAAAAAAATTAGCCCCGTACCCAACCCTGTCGTGGTATTTGTGTGGCAGCAGAAGAAATCCCAGAGACCGCAAAATCTTGATGAATATCGCAGTACATATGCACCATGCCTGTACATGATTCAATGAGAAATAGCTAGGAGCAATGAGAAAGTAAAAGATCcataattcaaattttgatgAACTAACTACAAAAGCAGCAGTGAAATAATTACAAGCCCGTATCATCGCACGGGCCTTTACCTAGTATATGTGTAATGTAGTAGTAACCATGGAGTTTCCAACTTTATTTACCTTCATGAAAATTTGCCTGGATATGGGGTATTTGTGTTCATTCCAGCTTCACTCGAAAtttacttttttaaaaaaattgagcaccacacacacacacattattTGTAGctttaaaaaaatttcattaAGGTAAATAAAGCCACAATTTTCTCGGAGCAATTTTGTGACAAGTTTATCATCAGTAGATCGCGCGTTCTTACTAGTAGTAGAGTCCACTGGGACACAAGTAGAAAATTCCAATCCATAAAAAGTGTCCGGATCCAAACAATCTCTATCATTATCAACTTTAGTTAGTGATGGTTAGATGCGGGTTTTCTAGCTTTTATGGAACATAGAGCTATGAATTATCCCCCCTTTTGTGTAATAAAGCATACCATCACAACCATTTTAATAAATTGAAACCAACACaacattttttataaaaatgagCCACTACATATCTATCATGTATTAAAAGCTTTCTATTGCTATGCATCACCTGTTTTTGTTGAAACACACcacatctcctcctcctccgccccctcccccctccccccccccccccccccccccccgcgcaacAAACATGATAATCTAATGAAACACCCTACTTGATCCTCACCTCACACCATCAGTGACACCTCTATCGCCACAACATGTCCATCTACTTGTCAGGAGAAAATAAGATTCTAAAAAAATACAAGACTATTAATATATTTGTTGGGCTATTTATTAGGGTGGGTAAGGCCCACCGGCCCACCCTTTGGATCCGCCCCCGCCTGTTGCTCCTATATATCTCGCCCAACCCTACCCTCACACCtacctcctgcgccgccgccaccatcctcTCAACCCCCTCCGCCCCACCTAAATCTGTGCTTCATCCATTGCCACTTCGGTGTCGCTGCCTGCATCACTTCTATCCACCCCTTTTCCCTATCCCTCTTTTCGTTAGCACCTGATCCGAAGACTAGATCTGACGAATCTCCCACCCCATCCCCTGAAAGGTCAGGTATAAAGTCAATCCCGAACCCCTCGATATCATTACATTGCCAGTGATCTTCTAAGAAGATGCCGATCGGCTCCCGTTTAAGGAGTATCATTGACCTTTATGGTGGTAAGTTTGTGTGTAGCAAATCTTTTTTTATTATCAATGCGACGATAATAGATTTGGAATATGGATCCATGTAAAATGTTTAGGGGGCAAAAACTATTTGCTCTGATTCCCAAACACTCAAGGCCCTATTTGGAACAGGGAGTAGGCATAAGATTTATGCTATTTTTGTAAGATCCTAGTTTCTAAGAATTTTTCACCTAAATGGTCATCTTTGATTCATTAATAAAAAGGAAAGGAATAGATTTCTTAATACTCTGTAGCccaattcaagaaaaaaataaaaaagtggtcatagcacttggaaagaataaaaaaaatgatgtaGTAGGATTTGAACTCTATTCCACTTGCTCTTCCCTAAAGACACTAGCCAATTTCACTATGGAAGCTTATCCACAATTGGAAAGAATACAGGTAGTAGAACCTGCTGCTCACACATCTTGCTTTGTGTTTCATGTGGTGACCATGGATCTTGATAGAAGTACTATTTGTATAGTAAACTTTGTCACCATGTGGTCATTTGCCATGCTTTGTGGATGGGTACACGAAGTTGCAAGTGAGACATGCAAAATTTAGAGATGGATTATAGCATGTTGGCACTTGTCCTTGCTTTGGAGTCTTTATATTGCCCATATCCTAGAGCATATACGGAGATAAAATTACTGAACTTTGCTCCCAGTAAGAAAATGAATTGAAATTCAAATGATGGGAAGCAGAAGTTTGCAAGTTTGATTTCTGATTCCCATGTATATCTACCAAAGTCCTTTCCTTCTTATTCCCATGTCTTCAGCTATAGAGTTCAAGAAGAATTGCATCTCGAAACATTTGTTTGTTTCTATCATATGTTTTTTGATGTCGTGCATTAGCTagattgttgaatatgattattttatttcatctatCGTGTGTACTTTCTGATTTGTGCCTCTTTTGTATGTAGACCCCAGAACACATCAGGCTTCCCCAGAGTCACCTAAAATGGAGGACACCGAATCATTCCAAAATCCTTTAAATTCTGCTGAATCTCGCCTACTAGAAGCTCCGAAGGAAGCCACCCCTAGAGAAATCTTTGAGGCGCTCAAAGAGATTCCTGGCTTGGCACGAGCTGATCTGCTGAGGGCCTATAGTCTACTTATCCGTAGCGATCGCCTATTCAGAGCACTTATGGCACTTCCAATGGACATGAGGATGGAATGGCTTCTCATAGAAGTCTTGCCCATGAAGCTAATGTATTTTGCTGCACAAAACAATACCAGCAACATGCTTCATAACGTTAGTGTTGAATAAGGTTGGTTACTCGTAGGGGTTGAGGGTGTTTTAAGGTTTTGTAATGTACTCATCTATTATGGTTTCTCTTGAACTATGTTGTTTGTTTGAATATTTGAAGCTAGCTGCTAGCAGAGTAGTAGTAAAACATATTTACTTAAATACACTTCTACATTACTTGGTGAAATTAAGTCAAGCTTCCTTGAAGTCGATTAGTTGAATCTCTCTACAAGCGCCCAAAGAGCCTCAAAGTGATAACTAGATTGGTTCATGTTGATCTGCTGTGCGCCTATAGTATGTTTACCCATGATGATCGCAGTTCAAATCCCTAATGGCGCTATGGAGAACACGAGGAAGTAATCAAGAAATGGTTGAGGCTTTTAGAGATTTGTCCACCCAGTACAAGCATCCAGTACAGAATCTACTGAACCATATTgccattcattttttttagaaCATGAACTTTATTCTTATGAAGTGCTATATTTTAGTGAAGCTAGTGTCTTCTGCAGTATATCCACAATTTAACTTTGCATCATCCAGTAtgaaagtttttttaaaaaaaagaagaagaatcaaTGCCTCGTGCCCACACTTTAAGCAAGATTTGTAGCAAATTTTGCCGTGAAGAGCAAAGACCTAGCTAGCTCTTCTGCAGGTTTCAAACCAACAACACTAACCATGCATGCAGCATAGCTAGTCAAGCCTCCTTCATTCTTCCCCTCCGGTCCATCAGTTGGACACAGGTTACAAGTAGTAGACCTGAAGTCTTTTGGCCCATGGACAGAAGGTTTTATACAGTGACGGCAGCCTTGTAAGATTTGTATGGGATTGTGGATATTAATCCCTCTGTTCGGAATAAGCCACCAGAATGAGTTCAAGATCAGTGTTTAATAGCAGTTGACCCATACAATTTTCCTTTTTAGAAAATAAGAGAAGGGTCAAGCAGATGGCAGTCCGAGTTCTGACGTACATGAATTGCTCCAACTTTCTCCAACGATATCTTCTTCTGCATCTGCGACAGACGAGGGCAAAGATTGCAGGAACGAAACCTCCCTCCAAAGCTCCAGATCGCCATGCTCATATAGAAgagcaagtttttttttgaacataAAGGCAGGAGCTCTGCCGCACAATTAAGGGCgtgtttggcagagctccagCTCTGCCAAACCAGCTCTGGAGCTGCTGCTCCACCATAGAGCAGCTCTAGCGCGGAGCTGGGCTCTCATTGTGGAGCTGGAGAAATGTGTTTGGCAAAAtaacagctccagctccagaaACAGAGGTATTGATCAGATTTTCCTTTTTTGCCCTTGGtttttttgtttgctgtttttttcTTGTTGCGCCTGTACTAGTGCATGACGCAAGGAGgatgtgtctttttttttgcaaatatcaAATAAACATGACATCCATTGGATCACATAATAAATTTGATCATCACAATCCGTTAAACTCACATCAATTGTTCAAACGCTAAGAAGTATAAAATTTCACTATTCCATTACAAGCTAGTTCCAACCAAGAGCGAGTGTTGTGGCAAGTTCATCCCGAAAAGTATCCATACAAGTGGCACTGGCTTTCATAGTAGATGTATCCGATGCGTCTGCTGGAACGGCAAATCATTTGTACCTTTGCAGTATTATAGGCATAAAATTAGGATCACGATCAAACCGAGCAAAGTCTGCATCCCCAATGGCGGCCGCCCCAAGGCCGTCAAGGCCAGCCACGCCCAAGCCGCCATGTCCGGCCACGCCTTCGGAAGTAGGCCCCAGCAGAGACCCGGCCTTCGGAGCAGGAAGGCTCACAGCTTGTCATCATTGCCGAGCCATGTTTCGAACGCGGCAGCTCCCAATTCACAATGCAAGACCCGCCTCCACGCACCAACCACGACGAAAATCTAAATGCGACGCCTTCAGAAAGGCGATGACGCCAATGGCGCCACCGTCACACGTCTGGAGAGGACCGAGCTTTCACCCTTGGATGATAGTGCTAGAGGGGAAAACGACGCCCCCAACAGGTAAAGCGGCGCTCAACtagcgtcgccgtcgccatagCTTTTGCCCAAAAAACCCTTTAGCACGGGCGTCGGGCCAAGAAGGCAGGCCCCAAGCCAACAACACCGCCATCGCCGTTGTCCCACCACCCCCCACAGAGGTCCCTTCGGAGGGGCGTCGACGCGCCGAGTTTCCCAAATCAGAAAGTACGTTTTAGCGGGCTGGGCCAAGTTGTTTTCTGTATAAGTATTAACAAGGCAGGCTAAATCGTTTTCCGTATTATTAGCAGGCCGGGCCAAATTCCAAGTTGTTTTGGAGGCCTTTTGATTGGCAGCGTGCCGTGGCGGCAAATCTGTAATCCGATCCCCCGAAATCTCTCTTCCTCCGCTCCTCGCTGGCGGAGGTGGctgaacggcggcggcgatgaggaAGCGACTCGAGATGGACTGGGCGGAGCTGTTCGCTTGCCACAGCTCCTCCCCCGACCGCGTTGATGCCTTGTACCTGGTCGGCGCCCATTGCTCGGcaagcggcggccgcggaggggGCCGCTGAGCCGCGGCGGGGGGGTTTCGAGCCCACGCTGCCTTCCTAGGGTCGAAGCTCTCCCGCCCTGCAGCgaccgcggcgcgggcgggtgcTGCCCCCATCGCGCGGTGCCCGAGGCCACCGCGCGCGAGCGTTCGGTCGACGCGGCCGCCAAGGTTTGCTCGTGT
The nucleotide sequence above comes from Panicum virgatum strain AP13 chromosome 3K, P.virgatum_v5, whole genome shotgun sequence. Encoded proteins:
- the LOC120700072 gene encoding uncharacterized protein LOC120700072 isoform X1, with amino-acid sequence MTPVRRRIEIDCQEVFTGPSSPDRKASVFFASPTARPEKRHGALYPTRRLWGLRGKLEQRRRERCPGAVAGDGAPRRVTRAAAKADDVGECLFQGDEREGEWEGTSASAAKKSRKLDIEKEDALLHMLGEVNKSLQASLKSGEPVQVPEGTSPEEIFEALRGYPDWPVPTCCEPIVCLSGMIAGSDLLWHSPKTCGRNGCLWKLEAHEAY
- the LOC120700072 gene encoding uncharacterized protein LOC120700072 isoform X2 — encoded protein: MTPVRRRIEIDCQEVFTGPSSPDRKASVFFASPTARPEKRHGALYPTRRLWGLRGKLEQRRRERCPGAVAGDGAPRRVTRAAAKGDEREGEWEGTSASAAKKSRKLDIEKEDALLHMLGEVNKSLQASLKSGEPVQVPEGTSPEEIFEALRGYPDWPVPTCCEPIVCLSGMIAGSDLLWHSPKTCGRNGCLWKLEAHEAY